One Anthonomus grandis grandis chromosome 13, icAntGran1.3, whole genome shotgun sequence DNA segment encodes these proteins:
- the LOC126743506 gene encoding 40S ribosomal protein S8, with translation MGISRDHWHKRRATGGKRKPLRKKRKFELGRPAANTKLGARRVHYVRTRGGNLKYRALRLDTGNFAWGSEGTARKTRIIDVVYNASNNELVRTKTLVKNAIVVVDATPFRQWYENHYILPLGRKKGAKLTAEEEALLNKKRSKKVQKKYENRQKLAKVEPAIEEQFQTGRLLACLASRPGQCGRADGYILEGKELEFYMRKIKSKKAK, from the exons ATGG GTATCAGTAGGGATCATTGGCATAAAAGGAGGGCCACTGGTGGCAAGAGGAAGCCCCTCCGTAAGAAGAGGAAGTTCGAATTAGGTCGTCCCGCGGCCAACACAAAACTCGGAGCTCGCAGAGTACATTATGTACGTACCAGGGGTGGAAACTTGAAATACAGAGCCCTACGTTTGGACACCGGTAACTTTGCATGGGGTAGCGAAGGAACCGCGAGGAAAACCCGTATTATTGATGTAGTTTACAATGCTAGCAACAATGAATTGGTTCGTACCAAAACTTTGGTAAAGAATGCTATTGTTGTGGTTGATGCTACCCCATTCAGGCAATGGTACGAAAACCATTACATTTTACCTTTAGGACGTAAGAAGGGAGCTAAGttg ACTGCAGAAGAAGAAGcccttttaaacaaaaagaggAGTAAGAAGGTccaaaagaaatatgaaaacaGGCAAAAATTGGCAAAGGTTGAACCTGCCATTGAAGAACAGTTCCAGACTGGTAGATTATTAG CCTGTTTGGCTTCAAGGCCTGGACAATGCGGCAGAGCTGATGGTTATATCTTAGAAGGTAAAGAGTTGGAGTTCTACATGAGGAAGATTAAGTCTAAGAAAGCAAAGTAA